The Blastococcus sp. HT6-4 genome window below encodes:
- a CDS encoding NAD-dependent protein deacetylase, whose protein sequence is MTLAPATAPGAATARLDALADLVGDGDVVVLSGAGLSTDSGIPDYRGATGSLRRHTPMTYQTFTRDPLGRHRYWARSFVGWRQMRAARPNDGHRAVAGLQDAGLLAGIVTQNVDGLHQAGGARDVVELHGGLDRTVCLGCGDVADRAALDERLREANPYFGPRVDEINPDGDAELPDEVLDGFVMVDCLACGAGPLKPDVVFFGETVPRDRVDRCFGLVEHAGSLLVLGSSLTVMSGYRFVLRAAKLGIPVGIVNVGPTRGDAKADVRVDAPLGEVLPALAARLG, encoded by the coding sequence GTGACCCTCGCACCCGCCACCGCCCCGGGGGCGGCGACCGCCAGGCTCGACGCGCTGGCCGACCTGGTGGGCGACGGCGACGTCGTCGTCCTCTCCGGAGCGGGGCTGTCGACCGACTCCGGCATCCCCGACTACCGCGGCGCCACCGGCAGCCTGCGCCGGCACACGCCGATGACCTACCAGACGTTCACCCGCGACCCGCTGGGCCGGCACCGCTACTGGGCCCGCAGCTTCGTCGGCTGGCGGCAGATGCGCGCGGCACGGCCGAACGACGGGCACCGTGCGGTGGCGGGGCTCCAGGATGCGGGGCTGCTGGCCGGCATCGTCACGCAGAACGTCGACGGCCTGCACCAGGCCGGGGGCGCCCGTGACGTCGTGGAACTGCACGGCGGGCTCGACCGCACCGTGTGCCTGGGCTGCGGCGACGTCGCCGACCGGGCCGCGCTGGACGAGCGGCTGCGGGAGGCGAACCCGTACTTCGGGCCCCGGGTCGACGAGATCAACCCCGACGGCGACGCAGAGCTGCCCGACGAGGTGCTGGACGGCTTCGTGATGGTCGACTGCCTGGCCTGCGGGGCGGGTCCGCTCAAGCCGGACGTCGTCTTCTTCGGCGAGACGGTGCCCCGCGACCGGGTCGACCGGTGCTTCGGGCTGGTCGAGCACGCCGGCAGCCTGCTCGTGCTGGGCTCCTCGCTGACCGTCATGAGCGGCTACCGGTTCGTGCTGCGCGCGGCGAAGCTCGGCATCCCGGTGGGGATCGTCAACGTCGGCCCCACCCGCGGCGACGCGAAGGCCGACGTGCGGGTCGACGCGCCCCT